Proteins co-encoded in one uncultured Flavobacterium sp. genomic window:
- a CDS encoding PAS domain-containing protein, whose amino-acid sequence MDFDFYKTKKNKTTTILKSKLFDEIQDALFVFTISANNDYDVPFINDATFEMFEIVSDEMFTNTVFSVYDRIDEDDKKIVKESLIDSIKKGKNWNVIFKADLPTKGLCWFKVTSKREANSDGSTSLYGRITDISDLKAQELKVKISEERFRFALETSNSGIWDWDLKANTVYYSPQSLKILEQDSSHVFKSPEHWEEIIHPDDLEKYHKVLDDHFEKKTSFYENFHRVLTSNNKYKWVLNRGKVVERDANGQVLKVIGTHTDVSSQKEKELELMKKMEYYNEKNNRLLNFSHIVSHNLNSHAGNFKLLLDMIDLEENFAEKRETMKYLRTVSNDLNKTIEDLSQIVNIENDAAIKVEPLNLNEYLTRVLNIVSAYSHRNNATIINNIPMEATINFNPAYLESVLQNLCTNAIKYANPKKFLIIEFNFFRENGKKVLTVKDNGLGIDLEKYGHLLFGMYKTFHKHEEANGIGLYITKNQIESMNGTVTVESQVGKGTMFKIIFND is encoded by the coding sequence ATGGATTTCGATTTTTATAAAACTAAGAAAAACAAAACCACGACTATATTAAAATCTAAATTATTTGATGAAATTCAGGATGCACTTTTTGTATTTACCATTTCAGCAAATAATGATTACGATGTGCCTTTTATAAATGATGCGACCTTTGAAATGTTCGAAATTGTATCTGATGAAATGTTCACCAATACAGTATTTTCTGTTTACGATCGTATTGATGAGGACGATAAAAAAATAGTCAAAGAATCTTTAATTGATTCAATTAAGAAAGGTAAAAACTGGAATGTAATTTTTAAAGCAGACTTGCCTACAAAGGGATTATGCTGGTTTAAGGTTACATCAAAAAGAGAAGCAAACAGCGACGGAAGTACGTCACTCTACGGAAGAATCACCGATATATCAGATTTAAAAGCTCAGGAATTAAAAGTTAAAATATCAGAAGAGCGTTTTAGGTTTGCTCTGGAAACTTCAAATTCAGGCATTTGGGATTGGGATTTGAAAGCAAATACAGTTTATTATTCACCACAATCTTTAAAAATACTAGAACAGGATAGTTCTCATGTTTTTAAATCTCCGGAGCATTGGGAAGAAATTATACACCCGGATGATCTGGAAAAATACCATAAAGTTCTTGATGACCATTTTGAAAAGAAAACTTCTTTTTATGAAAACTTTCATCGTGTCTTAACATCAAACAATAAATATAAATGGGTTCTTAATCGTGGAAAAGTAGTAGAGCGCGATGCAAATGGACAAGTATTAAAGGTAATTGGAACCCATACTGATGTTTCGTCTCAAAAAGAAAAAGAGTTGGAACTCATGAAAAAGATGGAGTATTATAATGAAAAAAATAACAGACTCTTGAATTTTTCTCACATCGTTTCTCATAATTTAAACTCGCATGCAGGGAATTTTAAATTACTTCTGGACATGATTGATTTAGAAGAGAATTTTGCTGAAAAACGAGAAACAATGAAATATCTGCGTACAGTTTCGAATGATTTAAACAAAACAATTGAAGATTTATCGCAAATAGTTAATATCGAAAATGACGCTGCTATTAAAGTCGAACCTTTGAATTTAAACGAATATCTAACAAGAGTTCTCAACATAGTAAGCGCATATAGTCATAGAAATAATGCCACTATTATTAATAATATCCCGATGGAAGCTACTATTAATTTTAATCCCGCATATCTTGAAAGTGTGCTGCAAAATTTGTGTACAAACGCAATTAAATATGCTAATCCCAAGAAATTTTTAATAATTGAGTTTAATTTTTTTCGCGAAAACGGAAAAAAAGTATTGACCGTAAAAGATAATGGTTTAGGGATTGATCTTGAAAAATATGGGCATTTATTATTTGGTATGTACAAGACATTTCATAAACATGAAGAGGCAAACGGAATTGGTTTGTACATAACAAAAAACCAAATAGAATCCATGAACGGAACAGTAACTGTTGAGAGCCAGGTAGGAAAAGGAACAATGTTTAAGATCATTTTTAATGATTAG
- a CDS encoding YegP family protein, with the protein MEKFVISKNTNGEFQFDFIDKKGKVILRSGEYTRKLMCLKGIESVKRNSQDNIKFFRKTSLNNETYFNLKAFNGKIIGVSKMFKDRFSRDKGIESLKKKAPSALIEDRSRQSIKMICVSYDVAV; encoded by the coding sequence ATGGAAAAATTTGTAATTAGTAAAAACACAAATGGAGAGTTTCAATTTGATTTTATAGACAAAAAAGGAAAAGTAATTTTGAGAAGTGGAGAATATACAAGAAAATTAATGTGTTTAAAAGGAATTGAATCTGTAAAACGTAATTCGCAGGACAATATTAAATTCTTCCGAAAGACGTCTTTAAACAATGAAACCTATTTTAATTTAAAAGCATTTAATGGAAAAATTATTGGAGTTAGCAAAATGTTTAAAGACAGGTTTTCGCGCGATAAAGGAATAGAATCCCTAAAAAAGAAAGCGCCGAGTGCTTTAATCGAAGATAGATCCAGACAATCAATTAAAATGATCTGTGTTTCATATGATGTGGCGGTTTAA